The following coding sequences are from one Thermodesulfovibrionales bacterium window:
- the era gene encoding GTPase Era, with amino-acid sequence MSFRSGYVSITGRPNVGKSTLLNTILGQKIAAVTEKPQTTRNRIIGIKNLENAQIIFIDTPGIHKPRHKLGEFMVKEAEEAIKDVDIVLLMVEPWSSKEVVGIAPGVMEILEMLRKVNKPVMLVINKIDRIKKPELLPLIDQYSRIFNFREIVPISALYGDGVDSLLKMIVEALPEGAPYYPQDQLTDQVERFIVSELIREQVMKHTEEEVPHSTAVEIVDWKERENGLINISANIYVERESQKGIIIGKGGQRLKLIGSEARKNIEGLLGTKVFLELWVKVKKDWRNNINLLRELGFK; translated from the coding sequence ATGAGTTTCAGGTCAGGATATGTCTCAATTACAGGAAGACCGAACGTAGGAAAATCTACGCTCCTTAACACAATCCTTGGACAGAAGATTGCTGCTGTTACTGAAAAACCCCAGACCACGAGAAACAGGATTATTGGTATAAAAAATCTTGAAAATGCGCAGATAATATTTATTGATACCCCTGGCATTCATAAACCGCGCCACAAACTCGGTGAATTCATGGTAAAGGAAGCAGAAGAGGCAATAAAAGATGTGGACATTGTTTTATTGATGGTGGAACCTTGGAGCTCAAAGGAGGTCGTGGGTATAGCACCTGGGGTAATGGAGATACTCGAAATGCTCAGGAAGGTTAATAAGCCAGTAATGCTTGTGATAAACAAGATAGACAGGATTAAAAAACCAGAACTCCTTCCTCTGATAGATCAGTACAGCAGGATCTTTAATTTCAGAGAGATAGTACCAATATCAGCACTCTATGGTGATGGTGTGGACAGTTTGCTGAAAATGATTGTTGAGGCTCTTCCAGAAGGCGCTCCCTATTATCCTCAGGATCAGTTAACAGATCAGGTGGAGAGATTTATTGTGAGCGAACTTATAAGGGAACAGGTGATGAAGCACACGGAGGAGGAAGTGCCTCATAGCACTGCTGTGGAGATAGTTGACTGGAAGGAGCGTGAAAATGGTTTAATAAATATATCGGCCAACATATATGTTGAAAGGGAGAGTCAAAAAGGTATAATAATAGGTAAGGGAGGGCAGAGGTTGAAATTAATAGGCAGTGAGGCAAGGAAGAATATAGAAGGTCTTCTTGGTACAAAGGTTTTCTTAGAGTTATGGGTAAAGGTTAAAAAGGACTGGCGTAATAACATTAATTTATTGAGGGAACTGGGGTTTAAATAA
- a CDS encoding pyridoxal phosphate-dependent aminotransferase, translating into MLSDRAKRVKPSPTLAIDSMAKAMNDEGKDVINFGVGEPDFDTPENIKEAAIKAIREGFTKYTPASGINELKDAIIEKLRIDNNLSYTREEIVISCGAKHSLYNIAQALFEKGDEVIIPVPYWVSYPDQVILNDATPVFVKTDERNSFILKSDVLKEVITSRTKALILNSPSNPTGTTYTKKDLEAIAEICLRHNIIIISDEIYEKLIYDDAVHISIASLGPEIKEKTIVVNGLSKSYSMTGWRIGYAAGPKEIIKAMVAIQSQSTSNPTSIAQKAAVEALRGPQDSLRKMVEEFDRRRIYMVSELNSIPGVSCIKPTGAFYAFPRIDSFFGKSAGNTVIRNSSDLSMYLLKEALVATVPGSAFGDDRYIRLSYATSMENIKKGLARMKEALKRFK; encoded by the coding sequence ATGCTTTCTGACAGAGCAAAAAGGGTCAAACCTTCGCCCACACTTGCCATAGATTCAATGGCAAAGGCTATGAATGATGAGGGAAAGGATGTAATAAATTTTGGAGTAGGTGAGCCTGATTTTGATACACCTGAAAACATTAAAGAGGCTGCCATAAAAGCAATAAGGGAGGGGTTTACAAAATACACTCCTGCCTCAGGAATAAATGAACTAAAGGATGCAATTATTGAGAAGCTGAGGATAGATAACAATCTCTCCTATACCAGGGAAGAGATAGTCATTTCCTGTGGAGCAAAACACAGCCTTTACAATATTGCCCAGGCACTTTTTGAGAAGGGAGATGAGGTTATAATCCCTGTACCTTACTGGGTTTCCTATCCGGATCAGGTAATTCTTAATGATGCTACTCCAGTATTTGTAAAAACTGATGAGAGGAATTCTTTTATATTAAAATCTGATGTACTTAAAGAAGTAATTACATCAAGGACAAAGGCACTTATCCTTAATTCACCATCCAATCCAACCGGTACTACATATACAAAAAAAGATCTTGAAGCAATAGCAGAGATATGCCTGAGGCATAATATCATAATCATCTCAGATGAGATTTACGAAAAGCTTATTTATGATGATGCTGTTCATATAAGTATTGCTTCACTGGGACCTGAAATAAAAGAGAAAACCATAGTGGTCAACGGTCTTTCAAAGTCCTACTCAATGACAGGATGGAGAATCGGTTATGCGGCCGGTCCGAAGGAGATCATTAAGGCAATGGTAGCTATTCAGAGCCAGTCAACATCAAATCCTACATCAATAGCTCAGAAGGCTGCTGTTGAGGCATTGAGGGGTCCTCAAGATTCTCTCAGGAAAATGGTTGAAGAATTTGACAGGCGTAGAATATATATGGTGAGTGAATTAAATTCTATACCCGGTGTGTCATGCATAAAACCCACAGGTGCATTCTATGCCTTTCCAAGAATAGATAGTTTTTTTGGTAAATCTGCGGGTAATACTGTTATTAGAAATTCCTCCGATCTTTCCATGTATTTATTAAAAGAGGCCCTTGTAGCAACAGTACCCGGAAGTGCCTTTGGAGATGACAGGTATATCAGGCTCTCCTACGCAACGTCGATGGAAAATATCAAAAAGGGCCTGGCGCGGATGAAAGAAGCTCTCAAGAGATTTAAATGA
- a CDS encoding tetratricopeptide repeat protein → MIRKGLSVISDLKNLINFKLSPISGYGLLFFSIIILFISSCGLPRIIILTDPLSPEEHINLGLSYEEKAEYDAALREYETAARKLDIAYLYIGNLYFKMGDYEKAERAYRKAIKKTSDPRAMNNLAWLYYILNKDLDRAEELAQEAVKKDPGNQDFIDTLMRIRERRGGHAF, encoded by the coding sequence TTGATACGTAAGGGTTTATCCGTAATCAGTGACCTAAAAAATCTCATAAACTTTAAGCTATCACCCATCAGCGGTTACGGATTACTCTTTTTTAGCATCATTATACTTTTTATAAGCTCCTGCGGTCTTCCAAGAATCATAATCCTTACGGATCCGCTAAGTCCCGAAGAACATATAAATCTCGGATTGAGCTATGAGGAGAAGGCAGAGTACGATGCGGCACTCAGAGAATATGAAACAGCTGCAAGAAAGCTTGACATCGCCTATCTGTACATTGGAAATCTCTATTTTAAAATGGGAGATTATGAAAAAGCAGAGAGGGCTTATCGTAAGGCCATTAAGAAGACATCTGATCCGAGGGCAATGAATAATCTTGCCTGGCTTTACTATATATTAAATAAAGATCTTGATAGGGCAGAGGAGCTCGCTCAGGAGGCTGTAAAAAAGGACCCCGGCAATCAGGATTTTATCGATACATTAATGAGAATAAGGGAAAGGAGAGGAGGCCATGCTTTCTGA
- a CDS encoding C39 family peptidase, with translation MGAGVRIRALILILTPAFIFSCASGASIINNSVVIDVPFYKQSDYECGPASLASVLNYWHRTKGLGEVTLQEIINSIYSPYARGTLGIDLELYARNKGFTTLKKRGSIEELKRFIDSKIPPIILVTYGFYVYELDHFLVVKGYNEKGIIVNSRKSDEFISYEELERIWKKTDYWMLIIVP, from the coding sequence ATGGGGGCCGGGGTTAGGATAAGAGCGCTTATTTTAATTTTAACCCCGGCCTTTATTTTTTCCTGTGCATCAGGTGCTTCTATTATTAATAATTCTGTTGTCATTGATGTTCCTTTTTACAAACAGTCTGACTATGAATGTGGACCTGCCTCTCTTGCATCAGTGCTTAATTACTGGCACAGGACAAAGGGTCTTGGAGAGGTAACACTTCAGGAGATTATTAATTCAATTTACAGCCCCTATGCCAGAGGTACTCTTGGAATAGACCTTGAGCTCTATGCGAGAAATAAAGGTTTTACAACTTTAAAGAAAAGGGGAAGTATTGAAGAGCTAAAAAGATTTATTGATAGCAAAATACCACCCATTATACTTGTCACCTATGGATTTTATGTTTATGAGCTTGATCATTTTCTGGTGGTAAAAGGTTATAACGAAAAAGGTATAATAGTAAACAGCCGAAAATCAGATGAGTTCATTTCTTATGAAGAACTGGAAAGGATATGGAAAAAGACAGATTACTGGATGCTCATCATAGTGCCTTGA